The Hevea brasiliensis isolate MT/VB/25A 57/8 chromosome 9, ASM3005281v1, whole genome shotgun sequence nucleotide sequence aaggaaatccacctttgcctatggctgatattgaaaagattgggaacttgaagcaagatacaacttcatcatcaaagcttgagaaaagtgaagcacctaaggtagagttgaaacctcttccaacaaatctcaggtatgcttttctaggtcaaaattctacatatcctgtgattgttagtgctaaattgactgattgtgaggttgaaaaattattgagagttcttaggaagcatagaaggataattggttataccattgatgatattaaaggaatacatccttctgtgtgcatgcatagaattttgttggaaaatgaccataaagcctctcgagaatcacaaaggagattgaatccaaatatgaaagaggttgtgaaaaaggagatcttgaaattgcttgatgcaggtattatttaccctgtttctgacagcaattgggtaagtccagtccatgttgtacctaagaaagggggcatcacagtagtgaaaaatgaaaatgatgaactaatacctacaagaactgtaactggatggagaatgtgtatagactataggaaattgaataaggcaactagaaaggaccattttccattaccatttatagatcaaatgcttgagagactagctcatcattcttatttttgctatttggatggctattcagggttctttcagatccctattcacccagatgatcaggataaaactaccttcacatgtccttatggtacctttgcataccgaaggatgccatttggactatgtaatgcccctgctacatttcaacgatgtatgatgtccatattttctgacatgattgagggtattatggaagtgttcatggatgatttttctgtgtatggtaaatcttttgatgaatgcttatctaacttgtctaaggttttgcagagatgtgaagagttcaatttagttttgaattgggaaaagtgccattttatggtacaagaaggaattgttttgggacatcttgtgtcaaacaggggtattgaggtggataaatcaaaggtagaaattattgagaaaatgccacccccaacatctgtgaagggagtgaggagtttcttggggcatgctggattttataggagattcatcaaggatttctctaagatttctaaacctcttaccaatttattgagtaaagaagtggaatttaattttgatactaattgtatgaatgctttttgcaggataaaggaagctttgatatctgctcctattatgcagccacccgattggtcattaccttttgagttaatgtgcgatgctagtgattatgccattggggctgttttgggacaaaggaaagataagaaggtgtatgcaatatactatgcaagtaggaccttagatgatgctcaaataaattactctactacagaaaaagagtttttggcagtagtatttgcagtagacaaattcaggtcctatcttgtggggtcaaaggtaatagtatacacggatcatgcagctatcaagtatctccttcagaaaaaagaggctaaacctagattgataaggtgggtgtTACTCCTttaagagtttgacttggaaattaaagataagaaaggagtagaaaatgtgatagcggatcatctatctagattgaggcaagaacaaggagacaatttgggaaaagagcccccaatagatgattattttcctgatgagcaactgttagtaatcatgaatgcacaagtcccttggtatgcagattttgtgaactatctagtgtgtggaatccttccacctgatctaacatggcagcaaaagaagaaatttctttttgatgtgaaggattatgattgggaggagccatttttgttcaagagatgtggagatgggctgattagaagatgtttagctgatgaggagataggggatgttatcaaagattgccattcttcactttatgggggtcatatgagtgtgacaaagactgcagaaaaagttcttcaagcagggttgcagggttcttttggccacacatgtttaaggatgtgaggaagtttgtaaatgcatgtgataggtgtcaaaggatgggtaatatctcaaagagagatgaaatgcccctccaaaatatattggaagtggaattatttgatgtgtggggcattgatttcatgggaccttttccatcatccttgggacacaaatacattttagttggagtagattatgtgagcaaatgggttgaagctataccatctccaactaatgatgttagagttgtgattaaattccttaaaaaattcatttttacaagatttggaactccacgtgccattataagtgatggaggttctcatttttgcaaccatcaatttgaaagattattgcaaaaatatggagtgaagcataagattgcaacaccctaccatccacaaactagtggtcaagtggagatctccAATAGAGAGCTAAAAAGAATTCTTGAAAAAAACAGTGAATAGTTCAgggaaagattggtcactaaagttagatgatgctctttgggcctatagaacagcttttaaaactcctattggcaccaccccatttagattggtttatgggaaagcttgtcatctacctttggagttggagcatagagcatattgggctataaggacactgaattttgacttaaaaactgcaggagaaaaaagaatgctgcaactaaatgaacttgaggaacttagactggatgcttatgaaaatgccaagctttacaaagaaagaactaagagatggcatgataagcatattaggaggaaagaatttcaggaaggtgatgttgttcttctatacaactctaggttaaggttatttccaggaaaattaaagtcaagatggtcaggaccctacactgttataaaagtatacccctatggagctgttgagataggtaatgaaacctcagggactttcaaagttaatgggcagagattaaagcattatattgttggagaacccacacaaagggtcgtagaggtttcatggcttagtTCTCCAATCAGGGATGCTTAgaattggagtggaaggtcaagcttaagaccctaaacaagcgcttcttgggaggcaacccaagcgtatccttttatagttcattaattttccatttcatttcattttcagttttcaccctcattaatctcaaaagtgacatttgtttatcttttgtaggccattcatgaagattgggcaagtttacacttgtggcaaaaacaaagaattgaagggaagcaagtataagcaacattttgcactttatccagtgcctgtgaacagtaacacctttaaacttgtgctaaattgttgatgttgcaatatacttgatagcacatgtttgattttgtgttttgtgtaaattctgtggaatgcaacttgaatgaggatcaattttgatatttaggactgatgtgagctttattgaagtgcaaaaataatgtttgttgagtttcaccttttagtgtatatataattttgtagtctgataggaaTTTACATGTTTTTGTTTAAATTGCTGCTAGTTTTTGTAATCTGCAGATTTTTATTACTGTTCATGCTCTTTGTTCATCTTTGCTAAAAaggtcaatttctatgtcttttctgcaattcttgaatgtttggaacttgtctcaaatgctgctgaaaatatgcttttggtataAGATCAGAAAGGAGATCATTTCATTAAGTGTGCAAAAGGTAGTCACAATTAGTGCCTTAATTGAAAAAATGCTTGCATGAGCTAAATGAAAATATATTGTGTTTGATGAGTGCTAAGAGATGATGAACTTAAATCcctcaattttatggtgtttgtgtgtatttggtaattgctgagggtcatgatagaATTCCATAGCTTGTGGACTGTTTTTGGCAAGCAAAaccacaatttttcccaaaacctgccgaaacttgctgatgacattgcttgtcaagcagagtcttaagcaaattctgctgaaccttatgcttaaccccaagcatggCCCATCTTACAACAAGTCTGCCCCACAATTTAAAATAGCCCAAGATGTCCGCCAATTTTCCAAAAGCCTCCCCCACACTCCCGATAAACCTCGTCGACTCCTTTCCCACGCCATTTTTTCCGGCAATCTTTACAGGAAGCCGAAAGGTTTCTTTCCTTTCATTAAAATGGTAAGAACTAAAATGTGGTCTTCCCACAAACCCAAACTCAGCAAATTTCGACCTAAAATGGGTACTCCATCCTCATTGcccacaaaccctaaccccagccccAGTCCGCCGCTCCCTCAGTCACCGCCACCACAAACGCCGCCATTACCTCAATCGCCACCACCTCAGTCACCGCCACCACCCCCAAGCCAGATACCACCTCTCATTCCGCCGACTCCCCTCTCGCCGCAAACCGAACCGCAAAATGAAACACCAATTCTCGACACCCATTCCCCAGAACCAGTGCCTGAGCCTGCGCCTACTCAAACGAAAACCAAAGGTAAAACTAAAAGGGCTGCAGGTAGACCCAAGGAAACCCCTGTCGGAAAACGAAAACGAGTACCCTCTGTTCCTTTCGACCTAAATTCTCCACCTCAGCCGTCCTCTGAACCAGTCAGCAAAAGGACCAGGTCTTCCTCGCAAACCCCAACACCAGTGGTCCAAACACCAGTACCTCAGTCTCCCTTACACTCTCCAGCACCTGCATCAT carries:
- the LOC131182972 gene encoding vegetative cell wall protein gp1-like is translated as MGTPSSLPTNPNPSPSPPLPQSPPPQTPPLPQSPPPQSPPPPPSQIPPLIPPTPLSPQTEPQNETPILDTHSPEPVPEPAPTQTKTKGKTKRAAGRPKETPVGKRKRVPSVPFDLNSPPQPSSEPVSKRTRSSSQTPTPVVQTPVPQSPLHSPAPASSADNIEEVISPLPWAFRDMAMKKAYEKLVCKTILANKYMDEQILKELGIYDSVFAYLNAVSWTDFAKIREPVYKDLTLEFLVP